In Arcobacter lacus, one genomic interval encodes:
- a CDS encoding HP0495 family protein, translated as MIDLNDKKLELDYPCSWEYKLVVLETTNIKQTVKEVIFEREHKVKESKVSSKGKFKSYTLEMLVHNEDDRKEIFKLLGEHGDIKMII; from the coding sequence ATGATAGATTTAAATGATAAAAAATTAGAATTAGATTATCCTTGTAGTTGGGAATATAAACTTGTTGTTTTAGAAACTACGAATATAAAACAAACGGTAAAAGAAGTTATATTTGAAAGAGAACATAAAGTAAAAGAATCAAAAGTAAGTAGCAAAGGAAAATTTAAAAGTTATACTTTAGAGATGCTTGTTCATAATGAAGATGATAGAAAAGAGATTTTTAAACTCTTAGGTGAACATGGTGATATAAAAATGATTATCTGA